A region of Deltaproteobacteria bacterium DNA encodes the following proteins:
- the pheA gene encoding prephenate dehydratase → MSDSDLKKLRDRIDEIDVDIVELLNERAGQAQEVGRIKKAQGKEFYVPSREREVIEKILESNKGPFPNQALKIIYREIMSASLSLEEPLKVGYLGPSATFTHSACLLYFGSSAKFISQKNISDVFDEVEKGRVDFGVIPVENSNEGMVTHTLDRFTEFNSKICGEIFLPVSHCLINQSGKIEDIKKIYSHPQPIAQCRKWLAGNAPSIPVLDVASTALAAEMAVEDPSIAAIASKNAANVYDLRVVEARIEDNLNNVTRFLVIGNVESKRSGFDKTSILLSVKDEPGILYKMLEPFSRYGVNLTKIESRPLKKKAWEYIFFLDMDGHIEEEEVDKSLSELKSKCRQLKVLGSYPKMRMP, encoded by the coding sequence TTGTCCGATAGTGACCTCAAGAAATTAAGAGACAGGATAGATGAGATTGATGTTGACATAGTAGAACTTCTCAATGAAAGGGCCGGGCAGGCTCAGGAAGTGGGCAGGATAAAAAAGGCCCAGGGGAAGGAGTTTTACGTGCCCAGCAGGGAAAGGGAGGTTATCGAAAAAATTCTCGAATCCAATAAAGGCCCCTTTCCAAACCAGGCTTTAAAGATTATTTACAGGGAGATCATGTCTGCTTCCCTGTCTCTTGAAGAACCGCTTAAGGTGGGATATCTCGGTCCCAGCGCAACCTTTACACATTCTGCCTGCCTCCTGTACTTCGGCAGTTCGGCAAAGTTTATTTCCCAGAAAAATATCAGCGATGTTTTTGATGAAGTAGAGAAGGGGAGGGTAGACTTCGGTGTCATTCCCGTTGAAAATTCCAATGAAGGGATGGTCACGCATACGCTCGACAGGTTTACCGAGTTTAATTCCAAAATATGTGGTGAAATTTTTCTCCCTGTATCTCACTGTCTTATTAATCAATCAGGCAAGATTGAAGACATCAAGAAGATCTATTCTCATCCCCAGCCTATTGCTCAATGCAGGAAGTGGCTCGCCGGTAATGCGCCGTCTATTCCTGTTCTCGATGTGGCCAGTACTGCCCTTGCAGCCGAAATGGCTGTTGAAGATCCTTCCATTGCGGCGATAGCCAGCAAAAATGCGGCAAACGTTTACGATCTGAGAGTTGTCGAAGCAAGAATAGAAGATAACCTTAATAATGTGACACGTTTTCTGGTGATCGGCAATGTGGAATCAAAAAGAAGCGGATTTGATAAAACATCCATTCTTCTTTCTGTTAAAGACGAACCGGGAATTCTTTACAAGATGCTCGAGCCCTTTTCACGTTATGGTGTAAACCTCACTAAAATTGAGTCGAGGCCTTTAAAGAAAAAGGCCTGGGAATACATATTCTTCCTCGATATGGATGGTCATATTGAGGAAGAAGAGGTTGATAAATCCCTTTCCGAGTTAAAATCAAAGTGCCGCCAGCTTAAGGTGTTGGGATCTTACCCTAAAATGAGGATGCCCTGA
- a CDS encoding (2Fe-2S)-binding protein produces MENIDDKNQQIIENFKVICLCKSIKKGTIIKAVQSGCTTLEMVNAKLGSGSGDCQGERCQDKIREIVEKIVGK; encoded by the coding sequence ATGGAAAATATAGATGATAAAAATCAGCAGATAATTGAAAACTTCAAGGTCATATGTCTTTGCAAAAGTATTAAAAAGGGGACCATTATAAAGGCTGTCCAGTCAGGATGCACAACTCTCGAAATGGTAAATGCCAAACTCGGCAGCGGAAGTGGTGATTGTCAGGGAGAAAGATGCCAGGACAAGATCAGGGAGATTGTTGAAAAGATAGTCGGCAAATAA